From one Luteolibacter sp. SL250 genomic stretch:
- a CDS encoding aspartate carbamoyltransferase catalytic subunit, with protein sequence MPRKDLLDIASLDRSEIDLLLDQAAPFKEIFTRSVKKVPALKGKSVLMLFYEPSTRTHSSFEVAAKRLSADVTNFDVAQSSITKGESVRETVETLQAMRTDFIIVRHKASGLPGTIAKLTKASVINAGDGAHAHPTQGLLDAFTIKEKFSDPTGKKVLIVGDILHSRVARSTSTILKKLGVDVAYLGPGSLVPKQGPENIRRFTNYEEAMKWGPDFVYLLRVQMERQDVQYFPSIREYHKLYGVTEKRLADIRDRGLYIMHPGPVNRGVELCDGVMDYERSLINDQVENGIAVRMAVLYYLKPERE encoded by the coding sequence ATGCCCCGTAAAGACCTGCTCGACATCGCCTCGCTGGACCGCTCGGAAATCGACCTCCTCCTGGACCAGGCGGCTCCGTTCAAGGAAATCTTCACCCGCTCCGTGAAGAAGGTCCCCGCATTGAAGGGCAAGTCCGTGCTGATGCTCTTCTACGAGCCGAGCACCCGCACCCACTCCTCCTTCGAGGTGGCGGCCAAACGCCTCTCCGCAGACGTCACCAACTTCGACGTCGCCCAGTCCTCCATCACCAAGGGCGAGTCCGTCCGCGAAACGGTGGAGACGCTCCAGGCGATGCGGACCGACTTCATCATCGTCCGCCACAAGGCATCCGGCCTGCCCGGCACCATCGCAAAGCTGACGAAGGCCTCCGTCATCAACGCCGGGGACGGTGCACACGCCCACCCCACCCAGGGCCTGCTGGATGCCTTCACCATCAAGGAAAAGTTTTCTGATCCGACCGGCAAAAAGGTCCTCATCGTCGGTGATATCCTCCACTCCCGCGTCGCCCGCTCCACCTCGACCATCCTGAAGAAGCTCGGCGTGGATGTCGCCTACCTCGGACCCGGATCGCTGGTGCCGAAGCAGGGGCCGGAGAACATCCGCCGCTTCACCAACTATGAGGAAGCGATGAAGTGGGGGCCGGATTTCGTCTATCTCCTGCGCGTCCAGATGGAGCGCCAGGACGTCCAGTATTTCCCCAGCATCCGCGAGTACCACAAGCTCTATGGCGTGACCGAAAAGCGGCTGGCGGACATCCGTGACCGTGGCCTCTACATCATGCACCCCGGCCCGGTGAATCGCGGCGTCGAACTCTGTGATGGCGTCATGGACTACGAACGCAGCCTCATCAACGACCAGGTGGAGAACGGCATCGCGGTGCGGATGGCGGTGCTCTACTACCTGAAGCCGGAGCGTGAATGA
- a CDS encoding type II toxin-antitoxin system VapC family toxin translates to MTGFFDTNILIDFVNGVPEAQVATAPYSRRCISRITWLEVLAGVKDTPGEDIARTFLAQFEIIEVTAEVSEVTLTLRRHHVPKLKLPDALILASARLFGCRLITRNTRDFPVDSPDVQVPYRI, encoded by the coding sequence ATGACCGGCTTCTTCGATACCAACATCCTCATCGACTTCGTCAACGGCGTCCCGGAGGCCCAGGTGGCCACTGCTCCTTACAGCCGCCGCTGCATCAGCCGGATCACCTGGTTGGAAGTCCTCGCAGGAGTGAAGGACACCCCCGGCGAAGACATCGCCCGCACGTTTCTCGCCCAATTCGAAATCATCGAGGTCACCGCCGAAGTCTCCGAGGTCACGCTCACTCTCCGCCGCCACCACGTCCCGAAGCTCAAACTTCCGGATGCCCTCATTTTGGCATCGGCACGCCTTTTCGGTTGTCGTCTCATCACGCGGAACACGCGGGATTTCCCCGTCGATTCACCCGACGTCCAAGTCCCCTACCGGATCTGA
- a CDS encoding dihydroorotase has product MSILIQNARIASENSGDLPVSDVLIEDGIIKSIGKGLAAPAGAKVIDAANRILMPAMFDAHVHFREPGFEAKETIASGAESAINGGITGVVMMPNTNPAIDSASVVGQVLEIGKRTARIPIYTSGCVTKGRHGKELAGIDGMRALGVKMLTDDGDTTGDAAVLLRAMQYATEFGLFFASHCEVPELAGPRALNEGVMSYKLGIKGSPACAEEIIIDRDIRLAHAAGAHIHIQHVSSKVGMETIAWWKSRGDVKVTAEVAPHHLLFTDEDIGDYDTHYKMNPPLRTKADNEALLQGLIDGVFDLIATDHAPHTPFEKSQDFVSAPNGITGLDTALVSLYHHFIATGKFGWDLVVKRYSAEPRRMMGLDVPTITEGCRADLLLFDTEKETTFTKDFMKSKSQNTPFLDKTLKGSVDLVVLGDEILLER; this is encoded by the coding sequence ATGTCCATCCTCATCCAGAACGCCCGCATCGCCTCGGAGAACTCCGGGGATCTCCCTGTTTCCGATGTCCTCATCGAGGACGGCATCATCAAGTCCATCGGCAAGGGGTTGGCCGCACCTGCGGGTGCCAAGGTCATCGACGCGGCAAACCGCATCCTGATGCCCGCGATGTTCGATGCGCACGTGCATTTCCGCGAGCCGGGCTTCGAGGCTAAGGAAACCATCGCCAGCGGCGCGGAGTCCGCCATCAACGGCGGCATCACCGGCGTGGTGATGATGCCGAACACGAACCCGGCGATCGATTCCGCCAGCGTGGTCGGACAGGTGCTTGAGATCGGGAAGCGGACCGCGCGCATCCCCATTTATACCTCCGGCTGCGTGACGAAGGGCCGCCATGGCAAGGAACTGGCGGGCATCGACGGCATGCGCGCGCTGGGCGTGAAGATGCTCACCGACGACGGCGACACCACCGGAGATGCGGCGGTGCTGCTGCGGGCGATGCAGTATGCCACGGAGTTCGGCCTGTTTTTCGCCAGCCACTGCGAGGTACCCGAGCTGGCAGGCCCGCGCGCGCTCAACGAGGGCGTCATGAGCTACAAGCTGGGCATCAAGGGTTCCCCCGCCTGCGCGGAGGAAATCATCATCGACCGTGACATCCGCCTGGCCCACGCGGCGGGGGCACACATCCACATCCAGCACGTCTCCAGCAAGGTCGGCATGGAAACCATCGCCTGGTGGAAATCCCGCGGCGATGTGAAGGTCACCGCGGAGGTCGCCCCGCACCACCTCCTTTTCACCGACGAGGACATCGGCGACTACGACACGCACTACAAGATGAACCCGCCGCTGCGGACGAAGGCGGACAACGAGGCGCTGCTGCAGGGCCTCATCGACGGCGTGTTCGACCTCATCGCCACGGACCACGCGCCACACACCCCATTCGAAAAGTCCCAGGACTTCGTCAGTGCTCCGAACGGCATCACCGGCCTGGATACCGCTCTCGTCTCCCTTTACCACCACTTCATCGCCACCGGGAAATTCGGCTGGGATCTGGTCGTGAAACGCTACTCCGCCGAGCCGCGCCGGATGATGGGACTGGACGTCCCTACCATCACCGAAGGCTGCCGCGCGGATCTCCTGCTGTTTGACACGGAGAAGGAAACCACCTTCACGAAGGACTTCATGAAGTCGAAGTCACAGAACACCCCGTTCCTCGACAAGACGCTCAAGGGCAGCGTGGACCTGGTGGTGCTGGGCGACGAGATCCTGCTGGAGCGCTGA
- a CDS encoding crosslink repair DNA glycosylase YcaQ family protein, giving the protein MPDVGAVLDRYGYVQIDPINVCGRMQDLILRNRVENYRPGGLMRHLHGDGATLSAHERTAFEHHLPGSSVLVAMPHDAWPHLLEAMRERTLHDGAWSGRLSADERKLAKRILAEIASRGPLTSSQIEDAGPSRPSGWGSATLAKSTLQKLYFHGRVLIARREGTRRFYDLPERVLPPATLAASLPSPEETARWLALTKLRQRRLTPLKRNELSHTRDEVLTVRISDADAPLLHILREDLPLLEASREAPENGAPFPPLLLAPLDPLIYDRRTTLALWDFDYTWEVYTPPAKRVRGYYALPVLSGHEIVGHVDPKADVKAGNLNVISRRVRRGHAVAPAVKSLARFLGLR; this is encoded by the coding sequence GTGCCGGATGTCGGAGCGGTGCTGGACCGCTATGGCTACGTCCAGATCGATCCCATCAACGTCTGCGGGCGGATGCAGGACCTCATCCTGAGGAACCGGGTGGAGAACTACCGGCCCGGCGGGCTGATGCGGCACCTGCATGGCGATGGTGCCACGCTTTCCGCGCATGAACGCACCGCCTTCGAGCATCACCTGCCCGGCAGTTCCGTCCTGGTGGCCATGCCGCATGACGCCTGGCCCCACCTGCTGGAGGCAATGCGCGAGCGCACGCTCCACGACGGCGCCTGGTCCGGCCGCCTTTCCGCCGATGAACGGAAGCTCGCCAAACGCATCCTTGCGGAAATCGCAAGCCGAGGTCCGCTGACCTCCAGCCAGATCGAGGACGCGGGGCCTTCCCGGCCGAGCGGCTGGGGATCCGCCACCCTGGCGAAGTCCACGCTCCAGAAACTTTATTTCCACGGCCGCGTGCTCATCGCCCGCCGCGAAGGCACCCGCCGGTTCTACGACCTCCCGGAACGGGTGCTGCCTCCGGCCACGCTCGCCGCCAGCCTGCCAAGCCCGGAGGAAACCGCCCGCTGGCTGGCGTTGACCAAGCTCCGCCAGCGCCGCCTCACTCCGCTGAAACGGAACGAACTTTCCCACACGCGGGATGAGGTCTTAACGGTCAGGATCAGCGATGCGGATGCGCCCCTGCTCCACATCCTGCGCGAGGATCTGCCGCTGTTGGAGGCCAGCCGGGAAGCTCCGGAAAACGGCGCTCCCTTTCCCCCGCTGCTGCTCGCCCCGCTGGATCCGCTGATCTACGACCGCCGGACCACCCTCGCCCTGTGGGACTTCGACTACACCTGGGAGGTCTATACGCCCCCTGCAAAACGTGTCCGCGGCTACTATGCGCTGCCCGTTCTCTCCGGCCACGAAATCGTCGGCCACGTCGATCCGAAGGCGGACGTAAAGGCCGGGAACCTGAACGTCATATCCCGCAGGGTGCGCCGGGGCCATGCCGTCGCCCCGGCGGTGAAATCCCTAGCGCGGTTTCTGGGGTTGAGGTAG
- a CDS encoding type II toxin-antitoxin system RelE/ParE family toxin, with amino-acid sequence MDVAFHRLIPRDLRRALDYYESEGGAILGDRFFRAIEECVARIQEYPEANHFSDSGYRRAALENFPYHFLYEIDSSGIWIAVLRHDRRHPSYGLRRQRRD; translated from the coding sequence ATGGATGTGGCATTCCACCGGTTGATACCAAGGGATCTCCGCAGAGCCTTGGACTATTATGAATCGGAGGGAGGAGCCATCCTCGGGGACCGCTTTTTCCGGGCTATCGAGGAATGTGTCGCAAGGATCCAAGAGTACCCGGAAGCAAATCACTTTTCGGACTCCGGCTACCGCCGTGCGGCGCTGGAAAACTTCCCCTACCATTTCCTCTATGAAATCGATTCTTCCGGCATTTGGATCGCAGTTCTGAGGCACGACAGGCGGCATCCCAGCTACGGCCTGCGCAGGCAGCGGCGTGACTGA
- a CDS encoding CopG family transcriptional regulator encodes MKKQGLYHGVSKKKRTIIDLPDEDLKRLDDLAGKASLSRAAVLREAVSEYVARKGEAPAPIKPLAGFGALKGCYGDGQAWQDELRKEWE; translated from the coding sequence ATGAAAAAGCAGGGCCTGTATCATGGGGTGTCGAAGAAAAAGCGCACCATCATCGACCTTCCCGACGAGGATTTGAAGCGCCTCGACGACCTCGCCGGAAAGGCCTCCCTTTCCAGGGCGGCGGTCCTCCGCGAAGCCGTTTCGGAATACGTGGCACGCAAAGGAGAAGCCCCGGCCCCCATCAAACCCCTCGCCGGTTTTGGGGCGCTCAAAGGCTGCTACGGTGACGGCCAGGCCTGGCAGGATGAACTTCGCAAAGAATGGGAATGA
- the purD gene encoding phosphoribosylamine--glycine ligase: MKILVVGKGGREHALVRALAESPSKPELFSFPGSEAIFRIAAPTTATDLHSLIGWMKDNGIDLCVAGEESYLVKEEGLANLCERAGIPCWGPPKQSAQLEASKEFAKEFLFRHNIPTARATAVSSLEGAVSAINGEYPTVLKFDGLAAGKGVAVCPDEASAMEFLNEVFTEKRFGEGRVLVEQCLTGPEVSIFAAIVDDRYLIFTPARDYKRALEDDQGPNTGGMGAVASRQLISPDLLDLIKTDIVQPTVDGLRNDHLPYRGFLYFGLMLTPTGPQVIEYNCRFGDPECQAVMPLVKGDLAAFCLAGAQGHLQPELISFDDGWSVCVILASAGYPESSRNGDVITGIEDVTEARVYHSGTKLTGGQWQTNGGRVLAVVAGAADREGAVTAAHAAADRISFDGLQRRTDIGILHF; this comes from the coding sequence ATGAAAATTTTAGTCGTTGGAAAAGGTGGCCGTGAGCACGCCCTCGTTCGCGCCCTGGCGGAGTCGCCCTCGAAGCCGGAGCTGTTCTCCTTCCCGGGGAGCGAGGCCATTTTCCGCATCGCCGCCCCGACCACCGCGACGGACCTGCACTCGCTGATCGGGTGGATGAAGGACAATGGCATCGACCTGTGCGTCGCGGGCGAGGAAAGCTATCTGGTGAAGGAAGAGGGGCTGGCGAACCTCTGCGAACGCGCCGGGATCCCTTGCTGGGGACCGCCGAAGCAGTCCGCCCAGCTTGAGGCGAGCAAGGAGTTCGCCAAGGAGTTCCTCTTCCGCCACAACATCCCGACCGCCCGCGCGACCGCGGTTTCCTCTCTGGAAGGTGCCGTCAGCGCCATCAATGGCGAATATCCGACGGTCCTGAAATTCGACGGCCTGGCCGCCGGAAAGGGCGTGGCCGTCTGCCCGGACGAGGCCTCCGCCATGGAGTTCCTGAACGAGGTTTTCACCGAAAAGCGCTTCGGCGAGGGCCGCGTGCTGGTGGAACAATGCCTGACCGGCCCGGAGGTCTCCATCTTCGCCGCCATCGTGGATGACCGCTACCTGATCTTCACCCCCGCCCGCGACTACAAGCGCGCGCTGGAGGATGATCAGGGGCCGAACACCGGTGGCATGGGCGCCGTGGCCAGCCGCCAGCTCATCTCCCCGGATCTCCTGGACCTCATCAAAACGGACATCGTCCAGCCGACGGTGGACGGACTGCGGAACGACCACCTGCCCTACCGGGGCTTCCTCTACTTCGGCCTCATGCTCACCCCGACCGGCCCACAGGTCATCGAGTATAACTGCCGTTTCGGGGATCCGGAGTGCCAGGCGGTGATGCCACTGGTGAAGGGAGACCTCGCCGCATTCTGCCTCGCCGGGGCACAGGGCCACCTGCAGCCGGAACTGATCTCCTTTGACGATGGCTGGAGCGTCTGCGTGATCCTGGCCTCCGCCGGCTATCCGGAGTCCTCCCGCAACGGGGATGTCATCACCGGCATCGAGGATGTGACGGAAGCCCGCGTCTATCACTCCGGCACGAAGCTCACGGGCGGCCAGTGGCAGACCAACGGCGGCCGCGTGCTGGCCGTGGTGGCCGGTGCCGCCGACCGTGAAGGCGCGGTGACCGCCGCCCACGCCGCCGCGGACCGGATTTCCTTCGATGGCCTGCAACGCCGCACGGACATCGGCATCCTCCATTTCTGA
- a CDS encoding addiction module protein gives MDELKSGALGLPEDQRFHLLADLIGSLPAVLSDPDDGSDEADRRLAEMRSDPSARLTWDQVKKEIGR, from the coding sequence GTGGATGAACTCAAATCCGGCGCACTCGGTCTCCCGGAAGATCAACGCTTCCATCTGCTCGCGGATTTGATCGGCTCCCTTCCTGCCGTCCTGTCCGATCCTGACGATGGCTCCGATGAAGCGGACCGTCGCTTGGCGGAGATGCGGTCGGATCCGTCCGCGCGACTTACCTGGGATCAGGTGAAAAAGGAAATCGGACGCTGA
- a CDS encoding YdjY domain-containing protein, with product MLRRHLILFLVAAATASGQFPAPAQEGATGKEPPKEAKVEKLDGTRYRIRDITFDSRTREIRFPAAVNMTQDLLEFIIVHNNGKVHESLLKTGISATDLNVAFTLLRYQPSPELYVEPTAPDDPAVKFPAVDDGVRKAARIHIEVEWQDGDRPRKVPINEWVQHAVTGRTMPAGPWVYGGSEISGGRFQAEATGDIAAIYLSRSALINYPGKDNTDDTVWFVYPKRVPPLDSPVTVIITPFPGKP from the coding sequence ATGCTTCGCCGCCACCTGATCCTTTTCCTGGTCGCCGCGGCCACCGCCTCCGGCCAATTCCCCGCACCGGCGCAGGAAGGGGCCACCGGAAAGGAGCCGCCGAAGGAAGCGAAAGTGGAGAAACTGGACGGGACCCGCTACCGCATCCGCGACATCACCTTCGACAGCAGGACCCGTGAGATCCGCTTCCCCGCCGCGGTCAACATGACGCAGGATCTGCTGGAATTCATCATCGTCCACAACAACGGGAAGGTCCACGAGTCGCTCCTGAAGACCGGCATTTCCGCGACCGACCTCAATGTCGCCTTCACCCTGCTGCGCTACCAGCCATCACCGGAACTGTATGTGGAGCCCACCGCCCCGGATGACCCGGCGGTGAAGTTCCCCGCCGTGGATGACGGGGTGAGGAAAGCCGCCCGCATCCACATCGAGGTGGAGTGGCAGGACGGCGACAGGCCGCGCAAAGTTCCCATCAACGAATGGGTGCAGCATGCCGTCACCGGCAGGACCATGCCCGCCGGGCCGTGGGTCTATGGCGGCTCGGAAATTTCCGGCGGCAGGTTCCAGGCGGAGGCCACCGGGGACATCGCCGCCATCTACCTTTCACGCAGCGCCCTCATCAACTACCCCGGCAAGGACAACACGGATGACACCGTGTGGTTTGTCTATCCCAAGCGGGTGCCGCCGCTCGATTCTCCCGTCACCGTCATCATCACCCCATTTCCCGGAAAACCATGA
- the pyrR gene encoding bifunctional pyr operon transcriptional regulator/uracil phosphoribosyltransferase PyrR, giving the protein MERTLTQEEINTGVETLAAAIREKTGDRKIALVGIRSRGDEVAERVLNLLSQDDRELDFGILDISLYRDDYEHLRENPLLQESDIGFPVDDAHIILVDDVLFTGRTIRAALDALLDYGRPAKIELAVLIDRGHRELPIAPDYVGITLETNRLDHVLVSLEGTDGNDQVRIVRKESP; this is encoded by the coding sequence ATGGAACGCACCCTCACCCAGGAAGAGATCAACACCGGCGTGGAAACGCTGGCCGCCGCGATCCGTGAAAAAACCGGCGACAGAAAGATCGCCCTCGTCGGGATCCGCAGCCGCGGTGACGAGGTCGCGGAGCGGGTGCTGAATCTCCTTTCCCAGGACGACCGGGAGCTGGACTTCGGCATCCTCGACATCTCCCTCTACCGGGACGACTACGAGCACCTGCGGGAAAACCCGCTGCTGCAGGAAAGCGACATCGGCTTTCCCGTGGATGACGCCCACATCATCCTGGTGGACGACGTGCTTTTCACCGGTCGCACCATCCGCGCCGCCCTGGACGCCCTGCTCGACTACGGACGCCCGGCGAAGATCGAACTGGCCGTGCTGATCGACCGCGGCCACCGCGAGCTGCCCATCGCTCCGGATTACGTCGGGATCACCCTGGAAACAAATCGTCTCGACCACGTGCTGGTTTCTCTGGAAGGAACGGATGGAAACGATCAAGTTCGGATCGTCCGGAAAGAATCGCCATGA
- a CDS encoding DUF5362 family protein translates to MEYNPYQPSSASVSGATDTPQGALGSQSIISQLVRTRPWVRLLSVMSFLGAGLMLVIGVVMLVAGGAGMASGIGSSSSSGAAALGGGMMIGMSMFYILIALLYIYPGLKLWKYANRITGFASTGAEVDLEMALNEQRAFWKFAGISIIVMIALYIVGIVAVAVTAGVSAAKMGGSF, encoded by the coding sequence ATGGAATACAATCCCTACCAACCCTCCTCCGCCTCCGTGTCCGGGGCCACAGATACCCCGCAAGGAGCATTGGGTTCCCAGTCGATCATCAGCCAATTGGTCCGCACCCGGCCATGGGTGAGGCTCCTGTCGGTGATGTCCTTTCTGGGAGCCGGCCTGATGTTGGTCATTGGGGTCGTCATGTTGGTGGCAGGGGGGGCCGGAATGGCATCCGGAATCGGAAGTTCTTCCTCATCCGGTGCGGCTGCATTGGGGGGTGGGATGATGATTGGAATGTCGATGTTCTACATTCTGATCGCCCTTCTCTATATCTATCCCGGACTGAAGCTGTGGAAGTATGCCAACCGGATTACGGGCTTCGCCTCGACCGGGGCCGAGGTTGACCTTGAGATGGCCCTCAATGAACAAAGGGCGTTCTGGAAATTCGCGGGAATCTCCATCATCGTCATGATCGCCCTGTACATCGTGGGCATTGTCGCGGTCGCCGTGACAGCCGGGGTGAGCGCGGCGAAAATGGGCGGCTCCTTCTGA
- a CDS encoding phosphodiester glycosidase family protein produces the protein MKSLLCLFLLPALSHAAEIREEKVRYANADFRVVRIEPKNLKIAWKDSAGEIFGTFDKVQEDFSKKGKTVRFLMNGGIFEPGCIPSGLLAQDWKVVLPLNTKDGKGNFFLKPNGVVAYWTGGHGGPQISTIEGWTARYDLSRRTRDLRAPNFAVQSGPLLLIGGKRHPAFKEGSENRLHRNGIGIDADGKFVCAITVWGQDVNFWDFAGLFLHLGCKDALFLDGDISQMAVNPEKPVVSNRFASIFVVAE, from the coding sequence ATGAAATCCCTGCTCTGCCTGTTCCTGCTTCCGGCACTCTCGCATGCTGCGGAGATCCGCGAGGAAAAAGTCCGTTATGCCAATGCGGACTTCCGTGTTGTCCGCATCGAACCGAAAAATCTGAAGATCGCGTGGAAAGACAGCGCGGGTGAGATCTTCGGCACGTTCGACAAGGTGCAGGAGGATTTTTCCAAGAAGGGCAAAACGGTCCGGTTCCTGATGAACGGCGGCATCTTCGAACCCGGATGCATCCCCAGCGGGCTTCTCGCCCAGGACTGGAAGGTCGTCCTGCCGCTGAATACGAAGGACGGCAAGGGCAACTTCTTCCTCAAGCCGAACGGCGTGGTGGCCTACTGGACCGGCGGCCATGGAGGTCCACAGATCTCGACGATCGAAGGCTGGACCGCCCGCTACGATCTCTCCCGCCGCACCCGTGATCTCCGGGCACCAAACTTCGCCGTCCAGTCCGGCCCCTTGCTGCTGATCGGCGGCAAGCGCCATCCCGCTTTCAAGGAGGGTTCCGAAAACCGCCTGCACCGCAATGGCATCGGCATCGATGCGGATGGCAAATTCGTCTGCGCGATCACCGTCTGGGGTCAGGACGTGAATTTCTGGGACTTCGCCGGGCTGTTCCTCCATCTCGGCTGCAAGGACGCCCTGTTCCTGGACGGCGACATTTCCCAGATGGCGGTCAATCCGGAAAAACCCGTCGTGAGCAATCGCTTCGCATCCATTTTCGTGGTGGCGGAGTGA